The following DNA comes from Halalkaliarchaeum sp. AArc-CO.
CGCGTTACCCACGCGTTTATCCCGCGCGATGGTGTATCCGACAAGCGATGAGAGCTGTCACACTCGGGCCCGCCGGAACCTACTCCCACCGGGCGGCCCGCGCAGTCGCCGAGGAGGTCGCGTTCCGCGAGTCGGTCACCGCCATCGTCGAGGCGGTCGCCGACGGGGAGTTCGAGCGGGGGGTCGTCCCGATCGAGAACAGCATCGAAGGGTCGGTCACGGAAAGCCTCGACGCGCTCGCAGACCGCGAGGTTGCCGTCACAAGGGAGATCGTCACCCCGATCCGACACGCGCTGCTGGCGCAAGGCGAGGAGTTCGACGTCGTCGCCAGCCACTCGCAGGCGCTCGCGCAGTGTCGATCGTTCCTCGAATCCGAGTATCCCGACGTCGGCCAGGAGGCGGTCGCCTCCACCGCCCGGGGGGTCGAACGCGCCCGGGAGGACCCGACGGTGGCCGCGATCGGTCACCCCGACAACGCGAACAACGGCGTCGAACTGCAGGTGCTCGCGGAGGACATCCAGGACCGCTCCTCGAACGCGACCCGCTTTCTGGTTGTCGCGCCCGTCACAGAGCGCTCGGAGGCCGGCGGCAAGACGACCCTTGTCGTTTACCCGAACGCGAACTACCCCGGGCTCCTGTTGGAGCTGCTGGAGGCGTTCGCCGATCGGGACATCAACCTCTCGCGGGCGGAATCGCGCCCCAGCGGTCGGCGGCTCGGCGACT
Coding sequences within:
- the pheA gene encoding prephenate dehydratase; translated protein: MRAVTLGPAGTYSHRAARAVAEEVAFRESVTAIVEAVADGEFERGVVPIENSIEGSVTESLDALADREVAVTREIVTPIRHALLAQGEEFDVVASHSQALAQCRSFLESEYPDVGQEAVASTARGVERAREDPTVAAIGHPDNANNGVELQVLAEDIQDRSSNATRFLVVAPVTERSEAGGKTTLVVYPNANYPGLLLELLEAFADRDINLSRAESRPSGRRLGDYLFHFDAEAGLYEERTREAIEEIERIAENGWVRVLGSYDTMHVLY